A single genomic interval of Sphaerodactylus townsendi isolate TG3544 linkage group LG08, MPM_Stown_v2.3, whole genome shotgun sequence harbors:
- the LDB1 gene encoding LIM domain-binding protein 1 isoform X3 produces MLDRDVGPTPMYPPTYLEPGIGRHTPYGNQTDYRIFELNKRLQNWTEECDNLWWDAFTTEFFEDDAMLTITFCLEDGPKRYTIGRTLIPRYFRSIFEGGATELYYVLKHPKESFHNNFVSLDCDQCTMVTQHGKPMFTQVCVEGRLYLEFMFDDMMRIKTWHFSIRQHRELIPRSILAMHAQDPQMLDQLSKNITRCGLSNSTLNYLRLCVILEPMQELMSRHKTYSLSPRDCLKTCLFQKWQRMVAPPAEPARQAPSKRRKRKMSGGSTMSSGGGNTNNSNSKKKSPASTFALSSQVPDVMVVGEPTLMGGEFGDEDERLITRLENTQFDAANGIDDEDSFNNSPALGANSPWNSKPPSSQESKSENPTSQASQ; encoded by the exons ATGCTGGATCGAGATGTCGG ACCGACTCCTATGTATCCACCCACGTACCTGGAGCCTGGAATTGG GAGGCACACACCATATGGTAACCAGACTGACTACAGGATATTTGAGCTCAATAAACGGCTGCAAAACTGGACAGAG GAATGTGACAATCTGTGGTGGGATGCATTCACCACTGAGTTCTTCGAGGATGATGCCATGTTAACAATCACTTTCTGTCTGGAAGATGGACCAAAGAGATACA CAATTGGCCGTACCCTGATCCCTCGCTATTTCCGCAGTATCTTTGAAGGGGGTGCTACAGAGCTGTACTATGTCCTGAAGCACCCCAAGGAGTCCTTCCACAATAATTTTGTCTCGCTCGACTGTGACCAGTGTACTATGGTCACTCAGCACGGCAAGCCCATGTTCACACAG GTTTGTGTGGAGGGTCGCCTCTATTTGGAGTTCATGTTTGATGACATGATGAGGATAAAGACATGGCACTTCAGCATTCGGCAGCACCGGGAGCTCATTCCCCGCAGCATCCTTGCCATGCAT gcacaagacccccagatgctGGACCAGTTGTCCAAGAACATCACCCGATGTGGGCTTTCAAACTCCACACTCAACTACCTCCGA CTTTGTGTAATCCTAGAACCAATGCAGGAGTTGATGTCACGGCACAAGACCTACAGCCTCAGCCCTCGGGACTGCCTCAAGACATGCCTCTTCCAGAAGTGGCAGCGTATGGTAGCACCACCTG CTGAGCCAGCACGTCAAGCGCCCAGCAAACGCCGGAAAAGGAAGATGTCGGGGGGCAGCACCATGAGCTCTGGTGGTGGCAACAcaaataacagcaacagcaagaagaagagtcCAGCCAGCACCTTCGCTCTCTCCAGTCAGGTACCT GATGTGATGGTGGTGGGCGAGCCGACCTTGATGGGCGGGGAGTTTGGCGACGAGGACGAGCGCCTTATCACACGGCTGGAGAACACTCAGTTCGACGCTGCCAATGGCATTGATGATGAGGACAGCTTCAACAACTCTCCCGCACTGGGCGCCAACAGCCCCTGGAACAGCAAGCCCCCCTCCAGTCAGGAGAGCAAGTCTGAAAATCCTACGTCGCAAGCATCGCAGTAA
- the LDB1 gene encoding LIM domain-binding protein 1 isoform X1, whose protein sequence is MSVGCACPGCSSKSFKLYSPKEPPNGNAFPPFHPGTMLDRDVGPTPMYPPTYLEPGIGRHTPYGNQTDYRIFELNKRLQNWTEECDNLWWDAFTTEFFEDDAMLTITFCLEDGPKRYTIGRTLIPRYFRSIFEGGATELYYVLKHPKESFHNNFVSLDCDQCTMVTQHGKPMFTQVCVEGRLYLEFMFDDMMRIKTWHFSIRQHRELIPRSILAMHAQDPQMLDQLSKNITRCGLSNSTLNYLRLCVILEPMQELMSRHKTYSLSPRDCLKTCLFQKWQRMVAPPAEPARQAPSKRRKRKMSGGSTMSSGGGNTNNSNSKKKSPASTFALSSQVPDVMVVGEPTLMGGEFGDEDERLITRLENTQFDAANGIDDEDSFNNSPALGANSPWNSKPPSSQESKSENPTSQASQ, encoded by the exons GCTGTTCCTCTAAGTCATTCAAGCTGTACTCTCCAAAGGAGCCCCCAAACGGCAACgccttcccccctttccacccAGGCACTATGCTGGATCGAGATGTCGG ACCGACTCCTATGTATCCACCCACGTACCTGGAGCCTGGAATTGG GAGGCACACACCATATGGTAACCAGACTGACTACAGGATATTTGAGCTCAATAAACGGCTGCAAAACTGGACAGAG GAATGTGACAATCTGTGGTGGGATGCATTCACCACTGAGTTCTTCGAGGATGATGCCATGTTAACAATCACTTTCTGTCTGGAAGATGGACCAAAGAGATACA CAATTGGCCGTACCCTGATCCCTCGCTATTTCCGCAGTATCTTTGAAGGGGGTGCTACAGAGCTGTACTATGTCCTGAAGCACCCCAAGGAGTCCTTCCACAATAATTTTGTCTCGCTCGACTGTGACCAGTGTACTATGGTCACTCAGCACGGCAAGCCCATGTTCACACAG GTTTGTGTGGAGGGTCGCCTCTATTTGGAGTTCATGTTTGATGACATGATGAGGATAAAGACATGGCACTTCAGCATTCGGCAGCACCGGGAGCTCATTCCCCGCAGCATCCTTGCCATGCAT gcacaagacccccagatgctGGACCAGTTGTCCAAGAACATCACCCGATGTGGGCTTTCAAACTCCACACTCAACTACCTCCGA CTTTGTGTAATCCTAGAACCAATGCAGGAGTTGATGTCACGGCACAAGACCTACAGCCTCAGCCCTCGGGACTGCCTCAAGACATGCCTCTTCCAGAAGTGGCAGCGTATGGTAGCACCACCTG CTGAGCCAGCACGTCAAGCGCCCAGCAAACGCCGGAAAAGGAAGATGTCGGGGGGCAGCACCATGAGCTCTGGTGGTGGCAACAcaaataacagcaacagcaagaagaagagtcCAGCCAGCACCTTCGCTCTCTCCAGTCAGGTACCT GATGTGATGGTGGTGGGCGAGCCGACCTTGATGGGCGGGGAGTTTGGCGACGAGGACGAGCGCCTTATCACACGGCTGGAGAACACTCAGTTCGACGCTGCCAATGGCATTGATGATGAGGACAGCTTCAACAACTCTCCCGCACTGGGCGCCAACAGCCCCTGGAACAGCAAGCCCCCCTCCAGTCAGGAGAGCAAGTCTGAAAATCCTACGTCGCAAGCATCGCAGTAA
- the LDB1 gene encoding LIM domain-binding protein 1 isoform X2, whose translation MSVGCACPGCSSKSFKLYSPKEPPNGNAFPPFHPGTMLDRDVGPTPMYPPTYLEPGIGRHTPYGNQTDYRIFELNKRLQNWTEECDNLWWDAFTTEFFEDDAMLTITFCLEDGPKRYTIGRTLIPRYFRSIFEGGATELYYVLKHPKESFHNNFVSLDCDQCTMVTQHGKPMFTQVCVEGRLYLEFMFDDMMRIKTWHFSIRQHRELIPRSILAMHAQDPQMLDQLSKNITRCGLSNSTLNYLRLCVILEPMQELMSRHKTYSLSPRDCLKTCLFQKWQRMVAPPAEPARQAPSKRRKRKMSGGSTMSSGGGNTNNSNSKKKSPASTFALSSQDVMVVGEPTLMGGEFGDEDERLITRLENTQFDAANGIDDEDSFNNSPALGANSPWNSKPPSSQESKSENPTSQASQ comes from the exons GCTGTTCCTCTAAGTCATTCAAGCTGTACTCTCCAAAGGAGCCCCCAAACGGCAACgccttcccccctttccacccAGGCACTATGCTGGATCGAGATGTCGG ACCGACTCCTATGTATCCACCCACGTACCTGGAGCCTGGAATTGG GAGGCACACACCATATGGTAACCAGACTGACTACAGGATATTTGAGCTCAATAAACGGCTGCAAAACTGGACAGAG GAATGTGACAATCTGTGGTGGGATGCATTCACCACTGAGTTCTTCGAGGATGATGCCATGTTAACAATCACTTTCTGTCTGGAAGATGGACCAAAGAGATACA CAATTGGCCGTACCCTGATCCCTCGCTATTTCCGCAGTATCTTTGAAGGGGGTGCTACAGAGCTGTACTATGTCCTGAAGCACCCCAAGGAGTCCTTCCACAATAATTTTGTCTCGCTCGACTGTGACCAGTGTACTATGGTCACTCAGCACGGCAAGCCCATGTTCACACAG GTTTGTGTGGAGGGTCGCCTCTATTTGGAGTTCATGTTTGATGACATGATGAGGATAAAGACATGGCACTTCAGCATTCGGCAGCACCGGGAGCTCATTCCCCGCAGCATCCTTGCCATGCAT gcacaagacccccagatgctGGACCAGTTGTCCAAGAACATCACCCGATGTGGGCTTTCAAACTCCACACTCAACTACCTCCGA CTTTGTGTAATCCTAGAACCAATGCAGGAGTTGATGTCACGGCACAAGACCTACAGCCTCAGCCCTCGGGACTGCCTCAAGACATGCCTCTTCCAGAAGTGGCAGCGTATGGTAGCACCACCTG CTGAGCCAGCACGTCAAGCGCCCAGCAAACGCCGGAAAAGGAAGATGTCGGGGGGCAGCACCATGAGCTCTGGTGGTGGCAACAcaaataacagcaacagcaagaagaagagtcCAGCCAGCACCTTCGCTCTCTCCAGTCAG GATGTGATGGTGGTGGGCGAGCCGACCTTGATGGGCGGGGAGTTTGGCGACGAGGACGAGCGCCTTATCACACGGCTGGAGAACACTCAGTTCGACGCTGCCAATGGCATTGATGATGAGGACAGCTTCAACAACTCTCCCGCACTGGGCGCCAACAGCCCCTGGAACAGCAAGCCCCCCTCCAGTCAGGAGAGCAAGTCTGAAAATCCTACGTCGCAAGCATCGCAGTAA